In Planococcus citri chromosome 4, ihPlaCitr1.1, whole genome shotgun sequence, the genomic window CTGAAGAGAAAGCTGCAAAGAAGCGCAGTAAATCGAATGTACAATGTTCTGTTTTTGGTTGTCAAGGCCGGTAAGTTGTGATAGAAACCAAATTTTAACATTGTTAATTACGTAGTAAGTTGTTAGCTTTTTCATTTAGGTCCAATGTTGGCTTATATAAATTACCCGATGCTGTGAAAGACCCTATTCGTAGAAATAAATGGATTATTGCTTTGAGAATGGGAAAAGTTAAGAAGTACGTGAACGTTTGTGGTAAACACTTCGTAGAGGAAGATTTCAAGCCACGTAAGTTTATCATTGattaaaacgtaattttgatgaatagATAATAGCAGTGCATTGAATACTTTACACGTATGTTTCAGAATCAGACAGAGCCAAAGGCAAAATCAAGCGTTTGAAAGAAACTGCGATACCTTCTCGAAACTTACCTAAATCAGCTGTGCAGAAAAGTCCATCGAATGCTAAGAAAGCTTCAATTAAGAATCGGAGTGTTCTAGCTAGTAAACGATCGTTATTACTTGAGAGCTTGTTAGTTTAtacttgatcattttttcactgtCGTGATTTCAGATATTTAAACTTGTGATTTGCACTTTAATAAACTTTTTCTGCAACAGGTTTCATAAACATGTCCCCGAAGCACTCAGTAATGATTCTACAACGTCAATTTCACCGAATAATATTGCATCTCAAGAAGATGATTCTGCTGCAGCCGCCAATAGTGATGCTGATAAATCAgacgaaaatttggaaaatacagGCCGCTTGTTGAAGGATGCGTCTCTGCAAGTGAATACTCTCATAGGCAACTATGGAGTGAAATTTATTGATATCGTAAGTAATGATGAAGCAATACTGACTTGCACCGGAATAccatcgtttgaaaaatttgaacaaatttgtgcTGCTGTTGAACTGTTTTGTCATGATTTAAACTTGACTTATGGCCAGCGAAGTTACAAATTGTGTATTCGTGAACGAGTATTACTTACGCTATAATGAAGCTGAAAACAAATATTCGTATGTCTGTTCTGagagtttttttcaatatcactAAATCGTATGCAATGGAAGTTTTTATGGCCACTATCACCATattgtatgaaattttgaaggattATATTTCTTGGCCAGACAGAAACAATATCAGAGAAAATTTACCTCTAGTTTTTCGTCAACATTTCCCAAATACTAGAGTGATATTAGATTGTACTGaagttaaaattcaaaaatttcagtgtttGATTTGCCGAACTAGGACATACTCCCACTATAAATCTGCCCATACTATTAAGATATTGATTGGAATTGCCCCTAGCGGGCTCATAACATACGTCAGTCCAGTTTTTGGTGGGCGAACTTCGgataaatttatatttaattatGATAATGTAATTAGCAAATGTGAGGTGGGAGACGCAATAATGGTGGATAAGGGTTTTTTGATCAATGACGAATGTGTACTGGCTGGAATTGAATTAATACAACCACCCTTCGTTGGAAAACAAGGAAAATTGAGTGCAGAAGATTGTATCAAAAACAATTTGATTGCAAAAGCTCGGGTACATGTTGAGCGAATTATGcagagaataaaaattttcgattttttgagacATGATATGCACCTATCTTATTTGGAGTGTATTGATAAAATAGTTACTGTGATATGTGCGTTGGTAAATCTCTCGAATCCGATTCTTAGTGATATTCGTTTCTGATATCttgataaaattgaactttttataaaatatttatacCTGGTGTACTCCATTACTAACAGTAAGATAATATTACATGtgaatatatttatttatataattTCTGTTAGTATGGTGTGCTtcagaaataataattatttcttctgaAATCATGTTTTATTATTCAGTAAAATTCACTCAACAGATtacagaaattatcaaaaaaaaaaaaaatgatcaacatGAGACTTGAATGTATACTTAAAGTTAAGTAAAATGGACTATAGGTAAAATCACAAATTATTCAACATCAAGTAAAATAAACTAtaacatttttaattattacaaATATgaccaaaacaaaaacaaataaaaaaatcacgaagtTTCTTGATCATTTGGTGACATGAGTACTCTgtgaatttctggcaaaatgaAACGGAAATACTTTCTCTTTAAAGTTGAAAGCACATTTGTAAAATACTCAGCATCAAATGGCACATCAATGTGGATTATGCAATTACTTTTCTTACAATATACAATGAAAAGAGCCTTTTTTATGCCAAACAGCCCAAGGCCCAGCTGTATTTGGGTGAAATAGCCATAGGTATGATTTCGTTTTAAAGTAATATGACCATCCGTTGAAACATTTAAATACGGCAGCTCTGAAATGAGTTCACTTGGTGGAAGTAGACGGCCTTTTTTGGGGCATTTAACTTCAATCAGTATGTATTCTCCATCTCCGCTTCTTAAAA contains:
- the LOC135845740 gene encoding uncharacterized protein LOC135845740, with translation MDDHIGCATLSEEKAAKKRSKSNVQCSVFGCQGRSNVGLYKLPDAVKDPIRRNKWIIALRMGKVKKYVNVCGKHFVEEDFKPQSDRAKGKIKRLKETAIPSRNLPKSAVQKSPSNAKKASIKNRSVLASKRSLLLESLFHKHVPEALSNDSTTSISPNNIASQEDDSAAAANSDADKSDENLENTGRLLKDASLQVNTLIGNYGVKFIDIVSNDEAILTCTGIPSFEKFEQICAAVELFCHDLNLTYGQRSYKLCIRERVLLTL